A genomic segment from Brucella pseudogrignonensis encodes:
- a CDS encoding glutamine synthetase family protein → MSADTTEKKVTRAPRRRTPPHVKSLRGVKNWKQATEWLAWRDIEDIECITPDQAGVARGKMMPSKKFTSNTSLALPSAVFMTTISGDYPEDGHGFQYPEDDGDLRLLPDLSTLSAVPWETDATAQVICDLVYQDGRAVEFTPRNVLRSVVAAYSKRGLKPVVAPEIEFYLVRKNPDPDYPLTPPVGRSGRAIGGGQGYSIAGVNEFDELIDDIYHFSEGQGLEIDTLIHEEGAAQLEINLRHGDPVELADQVFLFKRTIREAALKHDMYATFMAKPIQGQPGSAMHIHQSIVDKKTGRNIFSNEDGSESEAFRHFIGGMQRHVPNALVMFAPYVNSYRRLTPSASAPVNVKWGYDNRTTAFRVPRSEPGGRRVENRIPSSDANPYLALAASLACGLIGLVNKIEADQPASTSVNTKEIDLPRGLIDAVELFENDQELRNLFGSSFVTTYAAIKRAEFETFMEVISPWEREFLLLNV, encoded by the coding sequence ATGTCTGCTGATACGACGGAAAAGAAGGTAACGCGTGCGCCGCGTCGCCGTACCCCGCCTCATGTCAAATCGCTTCGTGGCGTGAAGAACTGGAAGCAAGCCACCGAATGGCTGGCATGGCGCGACATCGAAGACATTGAATGCATCACACCAGATCAGGCGGGCGTTGCCCGTGGCAAGATGATGCCATCGAAAAAATTTACGTCGAACACGTCGCTGGCGCTACCTTCGGCTGTGTTTATGACCACAATTTCGGGCGATTACCCGGAAGATGGCCATGGCTTCCAGTATCCGGAAGATGATGGCGATCTGCGGCTCCTCCCTGATCTGTCAACCCTTTCCGCTGTACCGTGGGAAACTGATGCGACGGCGCAGGTTATCTGCGATCTGGTCTATCAGGATGGACGTGCGGTTGAATTCACTCCGCGAAACGTGCTGCGCTCGGTCGTGGCTGCTTATAGCAAACGCGGCCTCAAGCCCGTCGTAGCCCCGGAAATCGAATTCTATCTGGTACGTAAAAACCCGGACCCGGATTATCCGCTCACCCCACCCGTTGGCCGTTCTGGCCGCGCAATTGGCGGCGGACAGGGCTATTCGATTGCAGGCGTCAATGAATTCGACGAATTGATCGACGACATTTACCACTTCTCGGAAGGCCAAGGCCTTGAGATCGATACACTGATCCACGAAGAAGGTGCAGCCCAGCTTGAAATCAACCTGCGCCACGGTGATCCGGTTGAACTGGCCGATCAGGTCTTCCTGTTCAAACGCACCATTCGCGAAGCAGCTCTCAAGCACGATATGTATGCTACCTTCATGGCTAAGCCTATTCAGGGCCAGCCGGGATCGGCCATGCATATACACCAGTCGATTGTCGATAAGAAAACTGGTCGCAACATCTTCTCCAATGAAGACGGTTCGGAAAGCGAAGCCTTCCGCCACTTCATCGGCGGCATGCAGCGCCACGTCCCCAATGCGCTTGTGATGTTTGCGCCTTATGTGAACTCCTATCGTCGTCTGACGCCATCGGCTTCGGCTCCGGTCAATGTGAAATGGGGTTATGACAACCGCACGACCGCATTCCGCGTGCCGCGTTCCGAACCGGGCGGTCGCCGCGTTGAAAACCGTATTCCATCGTCGGATGCAAACCCTTATCTGGCATTGGCAGCGTCGCTTGCTTGCGGTCTGATTGGTCTGGTCAACAAAATCGAGGCGGATCAGCCCGCATCAACCAGCGTCAACACCAAGGAAATTGACCTGCCTCGCGGCCTGATTGATGCGGTGGAGCTGTTTGAAAACGATCAAGAATTGCGCAACCTGTTTGGCAGTTCATTCGTCACGACTTACGCGGCAATCAAGCGTGCCGAGTTTGAAACCTTCATGGAAGTTATCAGCCCGTGGGAGCGCGAGTTCCTGCTGCTCAACGTCTGA
- a CDS encoding FAD-binding oxidoreductase: MPHHRPYQSPISPGISWYEASVAERPQYPELDGARQADVVIIGGGYTGLSAAYHLAKQGADVVLIEAARFGDGASGRNGGQFGTGQRTWAEDLEKQYGFERAKALFDVAEEAKAHLLGFAHEHNIDMEYMPGQISAAHKPRYLKHYRDHAEQMATRFNYPHIRYVERDEMAALLGSSRYYGGIYDAGTGHIHPLKLLIGLARVAAEAGAHIFENTKATQITTASGRVQVETPRGTISAKHAFLAVNAHGGDLEPISASHVMPIRSFIGATAPLGDNSPIIPGGESVDDSRFVVRYFRKSKDGRLLFGGREAYTADNPRDISEHIRRQIAEIYPALDKVEITQAWGGSVGITMPRQPFVREVMPGVISAGGYSGHGVMLANYMGRLYAEAISGKRDKLKLFEELRIPAFPGGRTLRAPLLFVALSWYALMDRI, encoded by the coding sequence ATGCCACATCATCGGCCCTATCAAAGCCCCATCTCGCCCGGCATCTCCTGGTACGAAGCGAGCGTAGCGGAACGCCCGCAATATCCGGAATTGGATGGTGCACGACAGGCGGATGTCGTGATCATCGGCGGCGGATATACAGGGCTTTCTGCAGCGTATCATCTCGCCAAGCAAGGCGCAGATGTCGTTTTGATTGAAGCCGCGCGTTTTGGCGATGGTGCATCGGGGCGCAATGGTGGGCAGTTCGGCACAGGTCAGCGCACATGGGCTGAAGACCTTGAAAAGCAATATGGCTTTGAACGGGCAAAGGCACTGTTCGACGTTGCGGAAGAAGCCAAGGCGCATCTGCTTGGCTTTGCCCACGAACACAATATCGACATGGAATATATGCCCGGTCAGATTTCTGCGGCGCATAAGCCACGATATTTGAAGCACTACCGCGACCATGCGGAGCAGATGGCAACGCGCTTCAACTATCCGCATATTCGCTATGTTGAACGTGATGAAATGGCTGCACTTCTCGGCTCAAGTCGATACTACGGCGGGATCTATGATGCCGGCACGGGTCATATTCATCCGCTTAAATTGCTGATCGGTTTGGCAAGAGTTGCTGCCGAGGCTGGAGCGCATATTTTCGAGAACACTAAAGCCACCCAAATAACCACAGCAAGCGGTCGTGTGCAGGTCGAAACACCACGCGGAACGATCTCAGCAAAGCACGCATTTCTCGCGGTCAATGCGCATGGCGGTGATCTGGAACCCATAAGTGCGTCCCATGTCATGCCGATCCGCTCATTCATTGGCGCAACTGCCCCTTTGGGAGACAATAGCCCGATCATTCCGGGTGGTGAGTCAGTCGATGACTCGCGCTTTGTGGTCCGCTATTTCCGCAAATCCAAAGATGGTCGTTTGTTGTTTGGCGGTCGTGAAGCCTATACGGCAGACAATCCGCGTGACATCAGCGAGCATATCCGCCGACAGATCGCCGAAATCTACCCCGCACTCGACAAAGTCGAAATCACGCAAGCATGGGGTGGCTCGGTTGGTATCACCATGCCGCGTCAGCCTTTCGTGCGCGAAGTGATGCCGGGCGTCATCTCGGCAGGCGGCTACTCCGGCCATGGCGTAATGCTCGCCAATTATATGGGCAGGCTTTATGCGGAAGCCATCTCTGGCAAGCGCGACAAGCTTAAGCTTTTTGAAGAGCTTCGTATTCCCGCCTTCCCCGGCGGACGCACACTGCGCGCACCGCTCCTGTTTGTCGCACTGTCATGGTACGCGCTCATGGATCGGATTTAG
- a CDS encoding Hint domain-containing protein, translating into MSPDNNSHLPRNRARRHFLGAAAGLAAKAAALGALASSLSSLPARAMGTKWWETGGSSGTNCLVKGTIIDTANGPAPIEKIVIGDLVKTISGEAVPVKWIGWQCLLSSGAEWNESILPIRIKQHALGGGVPRRDLYLSPNHGLFIDGVLIRVKDLVNGGSIARMSENDAIDYYNIVLDRHDVIFAEGVAVETYLMRGESYLSFTNFAEYQRLYVGEPGADMKPFAPIKGYEGTRENLHALLCMSGMLPMRDVVEETYQRLVFSAR; encoded by the coding sequence ATGTCACCGGATAATAACTCACACTTACCTCGTAACCGCGCACGGCGACATTTTTTAGGTGCTGCAGCAGGATTGGCTGCAAAAGCTGCAGCACTCGGCGCTTTGGCATCGTCCTTGTCATCACTGCCAGCGCGTGCCATGGGCACGAAGTGGTGGGAGACGGGTGGAAGTTCCGGCACTAATTGCCTTGTCAAAGGCACCATCATCGATACAGCGAATGGACCTGCTCCAATTGAAAAAATCGTAATAGGGGACTTGGTCAAAACCATTAGTGGTGAAGCGGTCCCGGTCAAATGGATTGGGTGGCAATGCCTGTTGAGCTCTGGCGCGGAGTGGAATGAAAGCATTTTGCCAATTCGCATCAAGCAACATGCTCTGGGAGGTGGGGTTCCTCGGCGTGATCTTTACCTTTCACCAAACCACGGGCTTTTTATCGATGGAGTTCTTATCCGTGTAAAAGATTTGGTCAACGGGGGTTCGATCGCGCGTATGTCAGAGAATGACGCTATCGATTATTACAACATCGTGCTTGATCGCCATGACGTGATATTTGCGGAAGGGGTCGCGGTTGAAACCTATCTCATGCGTGGAGAAAGCTATCTCAGCTTCACGAATTTTGCCGAATATCAGCGGTTGTATGTTGGTGAACCGGGTGCCGACATGAAGCCTTTTGCGCCAATTAAAGGCTATGAAGGCACCCGCGAAAACCTGCATGCCCTGTTGTGCATGAGCGGTATGCTTCCAATGCGCGATGTCGTGGAAGAAACCTATCAGAGGTTGGTATTCAGTGCCAGATAG
- a CDS encoding prephenate dehydrogenase yields the protein MSFDENHQHKTIGIIGFGAFGQLIARYLSPYYRLYAYDPVARLDNVAGALSVTLGTIEDTAGCDIVILATPVSTLEGVVRAIAPHLRPGTLVMDVGSVKVGPANIMLKGLPDHVDIVATHPLFGPQSARNGIAGLKIAICPVRGTQALRIGAFLRKYLELDVIMTTPEDHDRDAAMVQGLTHLIAKVLVQMEPLPTRMTTKSFDLIMQAVGMVRHDAPEVFHAIERANDFAPMVRQRFFELATTLEQTLNEAHL from the coding sequence ATGTCTTTCGACGAAAATCATCAGCATAAAACAATCGGCATTATCGGCTTTGGTGCATTCGGGCAGCTTATCGCCCGTTACCTCAGCCCATATTACCGGCTATATGCTTATGACCCTGTCGCCAGACTGGATAATGTTGCAGGCGCTCTCTCCGTAACACTTGGGACAATCGAAGACACAGCCGGTTGCGACATCGTTATTCTGGCAACACCCGTATCAACCCTTGAAGGCGTTGTTAGAGCTATCGCGCCGCATCTGCGGCCCGGTACGCTGGTTATGGATGTCGGATCGGTGAAGGTTGGCCCCGCCAATATCATGCTCAAAGGGCTGCCGGATCATGTCGATATTGTTGCCACGCATCCTTTGTTTGGCCCACAGAGCGCACGCAATGGGATTGCTGGTCTGAAGATTGCCATTTGTCCGGTTCGCGGCACGCAAGCACTTCGCATCGGTGCGTTTTTGCGAAAGTATCTGGAGCTTGATGTGATCATGACAACGCCGGAGGATCATGACCGCGACGCGGCTATGGTTCAGGGATTGACCCATCTGATTGCAAAAGTGCTGGTGCAGATGGAGCCATTGCCAACGCGCATGACGACAAAGAGCTTCGATCTCATCATGCAGGCGGTTGGCATGGTGCGCCATGATGCGCCGGAGGTTTTCCATGCCATCGAACGCGCAAATGACTTTGCACCGATGGTGCGCCAGCGTTTTTTTGAGCTGGCAACCACGCTTGAACAAACACTCAATGAAGCGCACTTATAA
- a CDS encoding FUSC family protein, whose product MQNTVANHANRDWLKQLLAFKPAKWVWGRSIRAGIGVGLPLAIGIATGHVAESLFVSMGSLTQAPGERDEAYQFTFLKIAMSALCGAIGLLLGYLGFLPWIAIIGIMMVLAFFSTIISFHSSVLASGCMMILMFGTIALCNPDIKSFIPLAGFFILGSAFYALLLGIEALCSGSSPRRKLLTKLLAALQNLAQSRANGTMVEADREQVTTLLDALYQMMMHTRFNAWGTSPQSEQTAAIVQKADALFTLILGTDKSEVLSKAASNLALMHEMLSVKGSIDRQKIVNDAGRVGSAVGQLAESITNKRAFVLNNMNVQTPQSATIFERLRMTVDIMSVGKDTIVSALALAICLGIGLSFHFVDRVTHWYWIPMTIVIVMRPDLGSVFGRTVLRCVGTSAGVLIGAAILIFVPLGVTFVVILTGIACLIPWAIQKSYAFFAMVLTPLVLVLIDYISPETKEANYAIWRFVDTLTGGLIVIVFGYLIWPKRKYDTFERCFTTARMAIVHYLGQVLNSSKKTGVKDETVNLIAARRLAYGKLADMRATLQKTLGDPPPAGLQAIVWYPVITSMERLCDAITSYSITDVKTEYAAHGEALDQLVCELKAVGKTVHVDENASSTDGDADDIAVRFITNMQSEIAHLNDWHHKALAGKTL is encoded by the coding sequence ATGCAAAACACCGTCGCCAATCACGCCAACAGAGATTGGTTGAAGCAGCTTCTGGCGTTCAAACCTGCAAAATGGGTGTGGGGGCGTTCAATACGTGCTGGAATTGGCGTTGGTTTACCGCTGGCAATAGGCATCGCGACGGGGCATGTCGCTGAATCGCTCTTTGTTTCTATGGGATCTTTGACACAGGCACCCGGTGAACGCGATGAGGCTTATCAGTTTACATTTCTTAAAATTGCTATGTCGGCACTTTGCGGTGCCATTGGGTTGCTGCTTGGATATCTGGGCTTTCTGCCGTGGATTGCCATTATTGGCATTATGATGGTGCTCGCATTTTTCTCGACCATCATCAGTTTTCATAGCAGCGTATTGGCGTCAGGTTGCATGATGATTTTGATGTTCGGTACAATTGCTTTGTGCAATCCGGATATCAAGTCGTTCATTCCACTTGCTGGTTTCTTCATTCTTGGATCAGCTTTTTATGCGCTTTTGCTTGGCATTGAGGCGCTTTGCAGCGGAAGTTCTCCACGTCGTAAATTGCTGACAAAATTGCTTGCGGCATTGCAAAATCTGGCGCAATCGCGCGCAAATGGCACAATGGTCGAGGCTGATCGCGAACAGGTTACGACATTGCTTGATGCACTCTATCAGATGATGATGCACACGCGTTTCAATGCATGGGGAACTAGTCCGCAGAGTGAGCAAACGGCTGCAATCGTCCAGAAAGCTGATGCGCTTTTTACTCTCATTTTGGGCACAGATAAGAGTGAAGTCCTGAGTAAAGCAGCCAGTAATCTTGCTCTCATGCACGAGATGTTGTCAGTCAAAGGCAGTATTGATCGACAGAAAATTGTCAATGATGCTGGACGAGTGGGGAGTGCCGTTGGTCAGCTTGCTGAAAGTATCACGAATAAACGTGCTTTTGTCCTTAACAACATGAATGTGCAGACGCCGCAAAGCGCGACGATTTTCGAACGCTTACGGATGACAGTTGATATTATGAGTGTCGGCAAAGACACGATCGTGTCGGCCTTGGCGCTTGCAATCTGTTTGGGGATTGGGCTTTCATTTCATTTTGTTGACCGTGTAACGCATTGGTACTGGATACCGATGACTATTGTGATCGTCATGCGGCCTGATCTTGGCTCTGTTTTCGGTCGAACGGTGTTGCGTTGTGTCGGGACGAGTGCAGGCGTGCTGATCGGTGCTGCGATCTTGATTTTCGTGCCGCTTGGCGTGACATTCGTTGTTATCCTGACGGGTATTGCATGTTTGATACCGTGGGCAATCCAGAAGTCTTATGCTTTTTTCGCGATGGTTTTGACGCCGCTTGTTCTTGTATTGATAGACTATATCAGCCCCGAAACAAAGGAAGCCAATTATGCTATCTGGCGTTTCGTTGATACGCTGACAGGCGGCTTGATTGTAATCGTTTTTGGATATTTGATTTGGCCAAAGCGAAAATATGACACCTTTGAACGCTGTTTTACCACCGCGCGAATGGCAATCGTCCACTACCTCGGGCAGGTACTGAACAGCTCAAAAAAGACAGGTGTGAAAGACGAAACCGTCAATCTCATTGCAGCACGCAGGCTAGCTTATGGCAAGCTTGCAGACATGCGAGCAACCTTACAAAAGACGCTTGGTGATCCGCCGCCGGCCGGTTTGCAGGCCATTGTCTGGTATCCGGTTATTACGTCGATGGAGCGCTTGTGTGATGCCATCACTTCTTATTCTATTACCGATGTAAAAACGGAATATGCGGCGCATGGCGAGGCGCTTGATCAACTTGTCTGCGAATTGAAAGCCGTTGGTAAAACTGTGCACGTGGATGAAAACGCATCATCGACAGATGGCGACGCAGATGACATTGCCGTGAGATTTATCACGAATATGCAATCTGAAATCGCGCATCTGAACGATTGGCATCATAAGGCTTTGGCTGGTAAAACCTTATAA
- a CDS encoding DUF3088 domain-containing protein, with protein MNRDTLFLLTPGFEDPAYPNQKFYCEHCALMEGVLASFPQLGKNLDIKRIDWTRPRPDVIALVGEENQSLPLLVLAKGQRSLHQTGGYAGRTFISNKDAIIAALSERHDFPNPHP; from the coding sequence ATGAATCGCGATACGCTTTTCCTTCTAACACCCGGCTTTGAAGATCCGGCATATCCTAACCAGAAATTTTACTGCGAGCATTGTGCGTTGATGGAAGGCGTGCTGGCTTCCTTTCCGCAACTCGGCAAAAACCTCGACATCAAGCGCATCGACTGGACAAGACCACGACCTGATGTGATCGCGCTTGTCGGGGAAGAAAACCAATCCTTGCCTTTGTTGGTCTTGGCGAAGGGCCAGCGTTCGCTCCACCAGACGGGTGGGTATGCAGGCAGAACATTCATTTCCAACAAAGATGCGATCATCGCAGCTCTTTCTGAGCGACATGATTTCCCTAATCCACATCCATAA